The segment GTCGCTGCGTGTACACCAGTACATTCCCAGGACCTTTTGATAATGCGAAGATTCATCCCTATCAAGAGTTATGGGTTCAGCTACTTGTTCGTTACCAAAAACCTTGTTGAAGAATTTCGAATTGGACACAAACTTTCTCAGTTCGAATCCTCCCTTTTTGTGAATGTCAACTATCTCCTTCACGACTCTCACAGCCGATTCTTCGGATGAAAAACAATGCACCAAATCGTCCacataatggtttttaatAATGGCATTCACCGCATCTGGATACGATTCCTTAAATTCAAGTGCGTTTCTATTTTTCACATATTGAGCAGAGGCCGGTGAACATTTGGCTCCAAAGGTCATGACCTGCATTTCATACTCCTTCATCTCGTCGCCTGGATTCTTCCTCCATAGTATGCGTTGGGCACATCGATCCTCCTTTCGTATTATGACTTGGTGGAACATTTCTGCTATGTCAGCACAGACTCCAATCGGTTTCTGTCTGAACCTCATAAGAATGTCCGTTAGGGATTGATACCCGTCGGGGCCAGTCATGAGCATGGAGTTTAACGACACTCCATCGACTTCTGCAGCCGCGTCGAAAACAATTCTCAACTTGCCGGGCTTGTTAGGATTTAAGACCCCAAAATGAGGCAGGAACCATTCTTTTTTCTTGTCCACTTCCAGTTCATTGCTTGTGATATGCCGAATGTATGACTTTTCTTCGTATGCTTCCATCAGGTCGCAGTATTTTTTGTAGCACTCTGGATCATGTATAAATTTTCTTTCCAAAGACAATTGTCTCTTTATTGCCATTTTCTTGCTGTCAGGCAAGACGACGTCATCCACTTTCCATAGTAATCCCGTTTCAAAACGGTCACCAATACGTTTTGTCGTGGTTGATAGCAATCGGTTCGATCTCTCAGTTTCTCGACCTTCTACGTGGTTTTTCACAATCCGCACATCCATTTCCGTATTTGTGATGTAGTCTCGCACCAACTGTTCAATGTGCTCGTCATTGTGTTTAACCAGATGTACGGCCTTTACATAACTCAtggttcctgattctccgcgACATTTTCCATACGCAACCCATCCCAGATTGGTTAATGCAATGGCTGGCCCAACGTATCCCATAGATCTCATTTGCTTTGGAGCTATCAAATGTAGGTTATCTAGTCCGATTAGTATTTCAGGTCTAGCATTTCTATAGCCTTTCAAAGGAATACTCTTTATATGTGGGTATTGCGAACTTAGCTCAGACATGTTTACGGATTGCTTCGGCAGCCGTAAATCCTTAATAGTCCTTACTCCGTTTAGTGCATAGACCTTGCCTCCACGTTCATCAGATATTCCAATATTAAATCGGCTGACCAATTCCGTTGATGTCTTTTCTCCAAACCATTGCAATGTCAGACTTTCTTTGGGCCCATGTAATCCTAACTCGTCTGCCAGGCTTTCATTTATAAGGGTTACTGCAGAACCTTCATCCAAAAAGGCGTGGCACCTcactattttatttttagcatgaAGATTAACAGGCAATATCTTAAACAAAATCATTGAGCTAGCCTCGTGCGTTGCTGTTCCTGTGAACTTTACTTCCTCGCCTGGTTGATTAACTGATTCTGCATGGAGCAAACGGTGAATGCGTTTGGCACATCCATCAAGTCCACATTGGTGATGTCGTCTACATTTTTGACTACGATGGCCGtactttaggcaattgaagcataattttctttcccTTACATGCAGCCATTTTTTTTCAAGTTCTAACTGGGCAAATGAGTTACAGTTTTCCAAGTCGTGTTTCCCATTGCAGACGGAGCACGCCTTCATGGTTACAAGTCCGATGTCGTTTGCATGGAATAGTCTCGACTTTTCCTTCTTTGGCTTGAACGTCGCCTGATCGTCAACCAATCCTGCGTCTTGCACTTCTTCGGCCAATCCCTGAAGCCATAGACTTAAATGACTGGTCGATTTTTCATCTCCTAGTTGCTTGGAATGGCGTGCCCACTCCAGTCTCTGTTGCACTGGCAACTTTAAGATTAACTTCTCCATTAATGTTGGGTTTTTTAACTGCTGATGTGCGTTAGCTGCTTTTAAGAATGAAGCCAAGTTTTGTACCTTCATTTTGAACTCTACTAATTGTTCCAATCTCCCTTCGCGAATGCTCGGAAATTCTCTAACGCGACTAATATGGCTTTTTACGAGTTTCTCCGGTCTACCAAAATTTGGTTTAAGGGTCTCTAAAATATTTGAAACGTTAGAACTGTGAATAAGCAAACATTCAACGGTCTCCCTAGCCTTGCCCTTTATTGCCTTTTGGAGGCGTAACAAATTTTGCCTGTCACTGTATCCGTACTCTGCAGTGGTCATAGTGAAAGCTTCGTTGAACATTGGCCACTCTTCGGGAGCACCATTAAACTCCGGTAGATCGTACAACTTTCTTTGCGTTTCCTGAGAAGGAACCGGTTGCCTTGGTGATGAGACTGCGTCTGATATCACTGAGGGCTCAGCCGTGGTTGATTGTGGTCCTGGCTCGCCAGTTCTCCTTCCACTAATACCAAGGGATCGCAGAAGTATATTAGTTTTTTCCATTTGAATTTGATTCATCCGCAGAACTTCCATTTGGAACCATTTGCATTGCATTGGCCCGCTGACTTTCTTGCATTTGGCGCCACATCTCCATCATAACGTTAACAACGCCATGTGATTGGGCTTATTTTGATGTGCCGGGCCCGGCCCCCTCCATATTTGAGGCTTCACCTTGCGCGGATTCTCTTTCCACTTTTCCCATCTCAACGTTGTCCTCGTCCATTTCATCCGTTGCCCTTAATTTGCTCATTGCTCTGGTAATCATCACCCGCAGACTAACCTTTCCCCAAATCAACAATCAAATTGGCACTTACCAAACAAACCACAATCCAGAAATTTTCACTCGATTTCATCAGCCAACTGCGCACTCAAGCCTCTAGTTGCTGGCCCGCAAGAACTTCGTTGGTTAGAGCGAGATGGCAGTATGTGCACGATctcgcatacatacatataaatgtgCGCTTTTTTCAGCTGCCTGACGTGCGCACCCACGTTGGCCTCCGTGTTCTGCAATGTTTATTATCCACCCACGAGCGAGATGACCGTCTCCTTGTGGGTTCCGTCGCTTTTCCAATGTCCAGT is part of the Drosophila miranda strain MSH22 chromosome Y unlocalized genomic scaffold, D.miranda_PacBio2.1 Contig_Y1_pilon, whole genome shotgun sequence genome and harbors:
- the LOC117190994 gene encoding uncharacterized protein LOC117190994 isoform X1 encodes the protein MEKLILKLPVQQRLEWARHSKQLGDEKSTSHLSLWLQGLAEEVQDAGLVDDQATFKPKKEKSRLFHANDIGLVTMKACSVCNGKHDLENCNSFAQLELEKKWLHVRERKLCFNCLKYGHRSQKCRRHHQCGLDGCAKRIHRLLHAESVNQPGEEVKFTGTATHEASSMILFKILPVNLHAKNKIVRCHAFLDEGSAVTLINESLADELGLHGPKESLTLQWFGEKTSTELVSRFNIGISDERGGKVYALNGVRTIKDLRLPKQSVNMSELSSQYPHIKSIPLKGYRNARPEILIGLDNLHLIAPKQMRSMGYVGPAIALTNLGWVAYGKCRGESGTMSYVKAVHLVKHNDEHIEQLVRDYITNTEMDVRIVKNHVEGRETERSNRLLSTTTKRIGDRFETGLLWKVDDVVLPDSKKMAIKRQLSLERKFIHDPECYKKYCDLMEAYEEKSYIRHITSNELEVDKKKEWFLPHFGVLNPNKPGKLRIVFDAAAEVDGVSLNSMLMTGPDGYQSLTDILMRFRQKPIGVCADIAEMFHQVIIRKEDRCAQRILWRKNPGDEMKEYEMQVMTFGAKCSPASAQYVKNRNALEFKESYPDAVNAIIKNHYVDDLVHCFSSEESAVRVVKEIVDIHKKGGFELRKFVSNSKFFNKVFGNEQVAEPITLDRDESSHYQKVLGMYWCTRSDEFGFSLSFNKIDASIFSESRIPSKREVLRVVMSVFDPFGILAEYSLIAKLLLQSIWQKRTEWDQPIEGDDIKQWKCWLRSLSQACKIRIPRCYAEEFFGEPIELHIFCDE